The DNA window ATAGCCGACCTTCAAGTCGGATTGCAATTACAATGGTGCCCGCAAGGCCTCGGCATAACCTGTCAGCTCCACATATCCGCTGGCTTGTACAGGCTGGTTGGCGATCGAACCGCTGGCTGATACGCTACCCTCCCAGTAGGTCACTCCGGTGCTTGCCGATGTGACCATTTCCTGATCGGTTAAATTGACGTCTATCACAACTTCTATATCCAGCGGCAAAACGTTGACGCGCCAGGCGACCGGGTAAACGGCTGCAGATCGGGGACTTTTCCACTGTTTCAAGGCGGTGACGCTGAAATCCTCGCGGGTTAAATGCTGCGCTCCGCCCGTTCGATCGACATAGGTGCCGCTGGTTGCCGCATGAATCTCACCATTCTCTTCTCTGAGCAGATAGAGCATCAGTTCTGTTTGATTGGAAAACTGCAAACTGAACCAGTCCCAACCAACAATCCCCGCTTCCAGAGGCGCCGTGCTGTATTCATGATCCATCCAGCTAAGACCTTTGACTTCAACGGTCTGGTCGCCTATCTTCAGCTTTCCTTTAGAAATCAGGCGTGTCAAAGAATAATAGCAACTTGCCCTTTCGGCAGTTGATCCTTTGCGGCTGTAGCCCGCCTTGCCGTGCAATACAGGTGGCTTAGCAGCTGTCAGTCTCAGATCAATCGAAAAATCAGGCGTTGAGGCGATCAGATGGTGATGATCACTGTCGATGGTGGCTGACCAGTTTTTAAGAAACACTTTAGTTTGGGATGCGGCGTGGATGACTCCGGCAATCCCCAACGCTTCTCTGGCCACCAGTTCGGCATGCTGGTGGGTTTTCCTGTTCAGATCTGAAACAGCAGCGTGCCCCGCATAAATCTGCTGGGTTCGCCAGGCAGATGACGGTTGGGGCCAATTCTCAACGGCTTGGCCAGGACTGATCTGGCTGCGAAAAAAGGTTAACTGAAAACCATAGCGATCGCCGGATTCGTCCTCCAGGTTGCCGGTATAATACCACCACTCGGTACGAAATCCCGCATGCGGTCCATGGTCTTGTGGAAATCTTTGATAGCAGGGTCCGGTCACCGCTAAATAGCCATCGGTGTCTTCAGCCATTGCGCTGGGACCTAACGAGGCCGCCATCAGACAAAGACCCACAAACACAATGGCAATGTTTTCAATTCGTCGTATCATCTTTATGACTATCATTCCGTATTAATATTTTACCGCCCGCTTTGGTCTTCGCTCTGAGAGCACCGACCCAATAAGTCGCTCAAGACGCAGAGTTCGCAAAGATAGCTATTTTTTCTTTTGCCGTTGACCAGCCGTCGCTTAAAAGCTATGGCCCGGCATGGACGTCGGCAAAAAAAAATACTCAGCAGCTGCGCTGCAAAAAAACAAATTGCCTGTCGGGAGCTAAATAACAAATCGTATGGACCCATAGCATTTGCCGAAGACAGATTACCTTTTGCTTTCCGTCCTCTCAACGGAAAGCAAAAAAGTATAAATTCTCTGCGAGCTCTGCGTCTTTGCGGTGAATCCTTCATCTTTCACGCAGAAGCGTTGCCGGCGGCTTGCGAAACACCATCTTGACCGCCGGCAGGGCTGCAGCCAGAGCCGTCAATATGATCAACGGAACCGACAAAAACAACGCGTCCCAATTGACGCTATATATAAACGTCCAGCCAAACGATTGGCGATTGACGACATACACTAGCAAATAAGACAGTATAAACCCGCAGACAATTCCGCCCAGCTCCCCGATGACAACCAAAAAGGCGGCTTCCCAAAATATCATGGTCCGAATCTGCTTGAAACTGGCGCCGACGGCAAACAGGGTGTTCAGTTGCCGGGACCGTTCCAGTACCAACACGGTTAGGGTAGTGGCAATTCCCAGTGCGGCAATCAGTAGCGCAATCAGCAGCAAAACCGTTGTAACGGCAAAAGTTTCGTCAAAAATTCGCAAGACAGCACCGCGCAATCCCTTACCGCTGTACATATCAACCTTGCCCCCCATACGATCGATAATGGCGGTTCGAAGTCTGGAAACCGCCAGATCGATGTCCTGGTCTCGATCTTTGAAAAAAAAGCGTACACCGCCCCAGTAAGTTGAATGATACTGGGCGTTAAATTGCGCCATGGAGTAGAAAACCACACCGCCCTGCGTGCGATAATCACGAACAATGCCGAGTATGGGTAACTCTACAAGGGATTCCTCGATCTGCGCCTTGAAAACATCACCGACGGTCAATCCGGTGCGATTTGAGAACACTTCGGAAACGATAACCCCTTCTCCGCGCTTGAGCTTCGGGCGGACGATTTCCGGATCTCCTTTCATCCAGAAAAAAGATGCATATTGCATAAATTTCTGCATGTCCATTAACTCAAATTCGTACGGGAACCCATCATAATTTAAAAATAGCCGTAGATTGGGCAAAATGTCGACCTCGGATGTATACGCCTGCAGATCATCAATAACCTCATGTGGGATGGGAAAGCGAAAGCGATTTATTTCCCCCATTTTTGAGGTTAGGAACAAATCTCCCTTAATGGTCTCATAGGTCCAGAATTCAACTGTCTGGCGAAAGCTGTAAATCATGATGACCAAAGCAGTAAACAAGGACACGGCCGTAATCAGGGCGCCCACCGAGACCGCCGTGCGGGTTCCGCTGTCGCGTACATAACGGCTGGCAAGATAGGCCGGCACACCCATTTGCTTGAGCAGCGGTCCTGATAGGCCGTGGCTGATTTTCTGCAGCGTCCATGGTGCCAAGAGCGCAAAACCGACAAATAACAGAAAAATGGCCAAATAGCCTGGCAGCGGCATATCTAATACGGCGGGCAGCCGCGATAAAGGCAACACCAACACGATACAGATAAGCCCGCCGATAGCCAATTGTCGTGGAGATTTTCTGGGCTGCATCCCCAGTTGCGAAATCTCCAAGGCTTCTTTGGGGGGCACTAGCATGGCCTCTCGAGCAGGCTGATACGCCGCTAAAATGGAGATACCCACGGTAACGACAAAACTGAAAACAAACTCTGCCACACTAAGTGAAAGCGCATCCACCTGCACGCGCACAAAAAGAGTGGAAATGGTCTGACTAACGCCGTGCAGCAAATACTTTATTAAAAAATGGCCTATCGGAATTGCAACCAACCAGCCAACAATTCCTAAGAAAGCACCTTCGGCTAAAAATATGAAAAAAACGTGATAGGCAGAGGCACCGGTGGACCTTAGGATCGCCAGTTCATGGCGACGCGATGCTGCATTCAGGGCCACCAAACTGTAGACCAAAAACATCCCCACAAACAATGAAGCAAAGCTTAAAATGGAAAGGTTGAGCTGATAGGCCCTGATCATTTTCTGGCCGCTTTCGCGTGTGGCAGTCGGCGGATTGAGCTCAATACCATTTGACATTAGCTGCCGAATTTCAGCCAGATCGGCTGCAGTCGCATAGTCTTTTAGCTGCAAGTCGATTCGATCGACTTTGCCGAAAAGACCGGTAAATTCCTGGAAAGTGGCGATGTCGGTTAAAGCGATATGGCCGCCCTCAGCCATTGACAGCCCGCTAGATTCAAGCAGCCCTACAATTTTAAACGGTGCTGTTTGGTGTGCATGCTCCAAATACAACAGATCGCCCGCTGTGCGCTTTGTCTGGCGGGCCAGGGGCTGGCCGATGATCAGCGTATAGGGCTCTTTTAGCAGATCCAGCCACACGGCGCCCTGCTGACCGTCGAGGTTATCAATTCGCCATTGGCGCAAAGATCGATCCAGAATCGGATCAAATCCGATCAACAAAAACGGCTCTGCGCCTTCTTGGGAGGATTGTGTATATGTTGACAGCACCGGCGAAGCACTTCGGATTATCGGATGTTTTAGGAGCTCAGCTGTCAGGTGTTCAGGAACATATCCGCCAGGCCGCGTGAGCACATGATCGGCCCTCCCGGTGATTAAATCCATGCTTTTGGTAAAAGAATCCAGCGAGGCATTTACTGACAGACGAACGCTGGTAAACACCGCCGCCCCGAGCGCAATTCCAAAAAGAACCGTTACCACCCGGCCCTTATGTTTGCGCATATGTCGCAGACTAAACCAGATAAAAAGGCGAAAGAAGAATATAAGGTGTCTCATACAAGGTCCGTAATCATACCATCTTTTAAACCCAATCTGACGGATGCCATTTCATCGGCCAGGGTGCTGTGGGTTGCAATCAAAACAGTCCGCTGCCATTTACGGTTCAGTTCGGCCAGGAGTTCAATGACGATTTGACCGTTGCGGCTGTCTAAATTTCCGGTGGGCTCATCGGCTAAAATAATGGCAGGATCGTTAATGAGGGCTCTGGCAATGGCGGTGCGTTGCATCTCGCCGCCGGAAAGCTGGGCCGGAAGATGATTTAAGCGATTTTCGAGCCTTAGCCATTGGAGCAGTTCCATGGCTTTGGGACGGCTCTCCGCAACCGACTTGCCGGCCAGAAGCGCGGGCAGACAGATATTTTCAAGGACATTCAGGGTGGGCAATAAGTTAAAGGACTGAAAGATCATGCCGACAACCTGCCGGCGGAAGTGGGTCAATTGACTGTCGGTGATGCTGTTGAGATCATGCTGGTCGACCCTCAAGTCGCCCCCGGTGGGCCGATCCAAACCGGCCAGAAGAGAGAGCAAGGTGCTTTTGCCGGAACCGCTGTTGCCTTTAAGCACAACCAGCTCACCGGCAGCAATGTCGAGGTCGACCTGGTTGACGCCAATGACATCGCTGTCGCCCAGTTTGTATACTCGGGTAAGCCCTTTGGCTGATATTACGGCTCGAGATGATTCATCGGTCATGGTGGATATTTTTTTAAGTTATTTGTTATTTGTTATTCATTATTAGAGATCATAGGCCCTTGGCTGATTTATTTTAGACGTATCCGTAATTAAGTTACACATTTTTCTTTGATGATCTATCAACAAATAACGAGTAACTAATAACGAATAATCTCCGCTTAAGCTAAAGCTTAAGCGAAAATTATTTTGCCAGGTATCCTTTCTCCACGGCATCATCGATCAAAAAGGACACATACTCCCATAACAGCTGCGAACCTTCGTTGACTGGCTGCATTCGCGCAATGACCTGTTTTTTTTGGATACCGTGTTTTTGCCAGGTATGGCCCCGCGTAAAATAATTGTGCAAAAAAGGCTGCACCCGATCCAGGGCATTGGCAAATTTTGACTCAGGGGTGTCTTTGGCTTCGTATTCATCCCACAAAGCCCGAAGTGATGCAGCCTGATCTGCCGGCAGGATGTTGAAAATGCGATCAGCCGCTTTGGTTTCACGCTTATATTGATCCTGACCACCGCCTTCGTCATAGCAGTACGTGTCACCGGCATCGATTTCAACTAGATCGTGAATCAGTAATAATTTGATCACCTGCAAGAGATCTAGCTCATCATCTTTGGCATACTCGGATAATATGAGCACCAGCAAAGCGATGTGCCAGGAGTGCTCGGCTGAATTTTCCTGACGGGATACATCCAGCAGAGTAGTTCGACGGGCCACATTTTTAAGTTTATCCGCTTCCAGTATAAAATCGATTTGGCGTTTGAAACGCTCACCATCCACCGACCCGGTTTCGCTTGCTTCATTTTCAAAGCCGGTTTTTCCCTTACCCCCTGCTTTCAACATAAGCCGCTCCTCAATTCTGAAATGGTCGTTAGCGGTTATTTTTCGCGGGTATATCCCCACACGGCATAAACCGGATCGGAAAACAGCACTTGTGAGGCGTATTGATCATCGGCCGGGCGCGGCAGTCCCCGCATGGAATATGTGTGCAGATGGGTATATTGACCGGATTTTAAGAAGAATTCAAGTACCAATCCCATACGCTCAAATTCATGCAGCTGCGGCCAGATGTTAATGGCTTTGGGAGGAAACCAGCGATTGGAG is part of the Desulfobacterales bacterium genome and encodes:
- a CDS encoding ABC transporter ATP-binding protein, which encodes MTDESSRAVISAKGLTRVYKLGDSDVIGVNQVDLDIAAGELVVLKGNSGSGKSTLLSLLAGLDRPTGGDLRVDQHDLNSITDSQLTHFRRQVVGMIFQSFNLLPTLNVLENICLPALLAGKSVAESRPKAMELLQWLRLENRLNHLPAQLSGGEMQRTAIARALINDPAIILADEPTGNLDSRNGQIVIELLAELNRKWQRTVLIATHSTLADEMASVRLGLKDGMITDLV
- a CDS encoding HD domain-containing protein, which translates into the protein MLKAGGKGKTGFENEASETGSVDGERFKRQIDFILEADKLKNVARRTTLLDVSRQENSAEHSWHIALLVLILSEYAKDDELDLLQVIKLLLIHDLVEIDAGDTYCYDEGGGQDQYKRETKAADRIFNILPADQAASLRALWDEYEAKDTPESKFANALDRVQPFLHNYFTRGHTWQKHGIQKKQVIARMQPVNEGSQLLWEYVSFLIDDAVEKGYLAK
- a CDS encoding lipocalin-like domain-containing protein, encoding MIRRIENIAIVFVGLCLMAASLGPSAMAEDTDGYLAVTGPCYQRFPQDHGPHAGFRTEWWYYTGNLEDESGDRYGFQLTFFRSQISPGQAVENWPQPSSAWRTQQIYAGHAAVSDLNRKTHQHAELVAREALGIAGVIHAASQTKVFLKNWSATIDSDHHHLIASTPDFSIDLRLTAAKPPVLHGKAGYSRKGSTAERASCYYSLTRLISKGKLKIGDQTVEVKGLSWMDHEYSTAPLEAGIVGWDWFSLQFSNQTELMLYLLREENGEIHAATSGTYVDRTGGAQHLTREDFSVTALKQWKSPRSAAVYPVAWRVNVLPLDIEVVIDVNLTDQEMVTSASTGVTYWEGSVSASGSIANQPVQASGYVELTGYAEALRAPL
- a CDS encoding ABC transporter permease, translated to MRKHKGRVVTVLFGIALGAAVFTSVRLSVNASLDSFTKSMDLITGRADHVLTRPGGYVPEHLTAELLKHPIIRSASPVLSTYTQSSQEGAEPFLLIGFDPILDRSLRQWRIDNLDGQQGAVWLDLLKEPYTLIIGQPLARQTKRTAGDLLYLEHAHQTAPFKIVGLLESSGLSMAEGGHIALTDIATFQEFTGLFGKVDRIDLQLKDYATAADLAEIRQLMSNGIELNPPTATRESGQKMIRAYQLNLSILSFASLFVGMFLVYSLVALNAASRRHELAILRSTGASAYHVFFIFLAEGAFLGIVGWLVAIPIGHFLIKYLLHGVSQTISTLFVRVQVDALSLSVAEFVFSFVVTVGISILAAYQPAREAMLVPPKEALEISQLGMQPRKSPRQLAIGGLICIVLVLPLSRLPAVLDMPLPGYLAIFLLFVGFALLAPWTLQKISHGLSGPLLKQMGVPAYLASRYVRDSGTRTAVSVGALITAVSLFTALVIMIYSFRQTVEFWTYETIKGDLFLTSKMGEINRFRFPIPHEVIDDLQAYTSEVDILPNLRLFLNYDGFPYEFELMDMQKFMQYASFFWMKGDPEIVRPKLKRGEGVIVSEVFSNRTGLTVGDVFKAQIEESLVELPILGIVRDYRTQGGVVFYSMAQFNAQYHSTYWGGVRFFFKDRDQDIDLAVSRLRTAIIDRMGGKVDMYSGKGLRGAVLRIFDETFAVTTVLLLIALLIAALGIATTLTVLVLERSRQLNTLFAVGASFKQIRTMIFWEAAFLVVIGELGGIVCGFILSYLLVYVVNRQSFGWTFIYSVNWDALFLSVPLIILTALAAALPAVKMVFRKPPATLLRER